tctggatgctttcaagaaagagttagatagagctcataaagattgcggagtcaagggatatggggagaaggcaggaacggggtactgtttgtggatgatcagccatgatcacattgaatggcggtgctggctcaaaaggctgaattgcctacacctgcacctattgtctattatcaattGACAAACCGTGAGACCCCATAtgcccctgacagggtcctgaaactctgagtccccacacacacacctggtatgatcctgtcacactgtgagaccccacacacacctcacagggtcctgaaacactgagaccccacacacacctggcatGATCCTGaaacagtgtgagaccccacacacccctggcacgGTCCTGACAGGATGTGAGATCCCACACTCCTAACCGGATACTGACACACGCTGAGACCCCTCACTCTCCTAAACAGTTTCCTGACACACTACGAGACTCCACACAttcctgacaggatcctgacacactgtgagtcccaaCACACCcccggcagggtcctgacacactgtgagacatgACACACCTGACatgttcctgacacactgtgagaccccacacacacctgacagggtcctgacacactgtgagaccccacacacctgacatgttcctgacacactgtgcccTCCCCATACATCCCTGGCAGAGGCCGGACACAGTGCATAACCCCACTCACCCATGACAGGATTTGAACACACTTTGAGATCCCAcataccccacccacccacccgcaGTGCATGTTCTGATCAGCAAAGCTACTTCTTTGTATTTTGAATCAGTGACGGTGGGAGGGTAGGGGGAGCTATGATTCCCCGACCTGTTCCTTTGACAGAATGCCCACCACCCTCTTCTCTATCTCCAtacgtcacatcaacactggggATTAAAAGATTCTTCCTCAGGAGCAATGACATCTGTGACAGTAGTGGGAGATTGTCCGGGACGGGACAGTTGGTGGTCAGTAAACTACCAGAGAAATACTCACCTTCACAGCACAGttaatgtggaaatgtgatgaCCTGGTGTTTATCTGGACCAGGCCTCTCTGTCCAGTCAGCGGTCTGTTAATCGAATTTACTTTACTGTACGAATATCCATTGATGAATCCAATCAATGCAATAGCTGTGAGCTAACTCGTGTGTGCTTAAATACTGAATTCAGCGTTGAGGCATCTAACAGTTTGTCCactgtctgttcccatggaagatgttcaacagaaacacaaggagactctgcgggcacaaactgaaacactgagagtgaacacgatcctgatgagggagaaggtgaaggttttccagctggttgatcgatactctgagctcacggtcatttctactgttcgagatcggagactggtggaacatgagctgctggcaagaggcagagaccacgaggattggagagagaaacatctccgcAGAGAGCTGGAAAAActccggactgatcagttgttccagagcagcttttcccgaaGTAAATCAaaatctgggagttcggcagcagtggctggagtcgcggggatcgggaaaacaacaatggtacaaaagattgtttatgactgggccacggggaaaatataccaacagttccagtttgtcttcagtttcaaattccgcgatttaaacaccattaactgcagaataaacctgagggaactcattctggatcagtatccttactttgggaatatcctgagagagctctggaagaacccagagggattgctgtttatattcgatggtttggatgaattcaatgataaaattgattttgctgacagtcggagagacacTGAACCTCAGTCCACacgcacagatcctgaattcaagtgcaaggtgtctgacattgtgtacagtttaatccagggcaagctgctcccagggtgttcagtgctggtgaccacccgccccactgtgttacatttattggaaaaggcagagatcagtgtctgggctgaaatcctgggatttggcggagaggaacggaaggaatatttcatcaggcattttgaagatcagacggtggcggaagctgttttcaaacacgtgaaggagaatgagatcctgtacaccatgagctacaacccctcctactgctggatccttgctctggcactgggccccttcttcacacaaagtgtcagggacccgcagcgagttcccaagaccatcacccaactgtactcctactatatttacaacatcctgaaaaaccacggccgtgagattgacaAACCCCGTGATGtcttactcagggttggtcagatggccttcagaggagtgtccgagaagaggattgtgtttacagatggagatttgatcaagttcaatctgcagccttcccagttcctgtccgggttcctgatggagcttttggagagagaggattctgcccggagcgtggtgtacacattcccacacctcaccatccaagagtttgtagctgcagtcgcacaattcctgaatccacatcccggggatatcctgaaaatCCTTGCTGAAGCCCACAACATGggagatgggcgatttgaggtatttctccgttttgtcgctggtctctccaacccaatgacagctcggggcctggaggagtttctgggtccatttcctcatcaaacaacctgccgggtgattgactgggtgaaggaggaggttaaacgccagagtggaaaaacgaggagtgaagctggtaaaaggagcctcctgaacacattgcactacctgtttgagtctcagaatcgtggactggctcaggacgcactgggatctgtgaaaacgctttcattcagtggaatgacactgaccccgattgactgcgctgtcctgtctcatgtcatcggactctgtgatacaataaaacacctcgacctggagaactgccacattcagtgtgaaggaatccagcggctgggacccgggctgcacaagtgccaggagttggggtaacttgatttatctctcactctaaacaatgaaactgttccattgtgttgtttcaatgtaaagtgatttgggtaaaactgtagtaaatcagattgtgaagaattgtgacaaatgcccaggggatcggtcagtaattccccaaggacgggagggttctgtggttccttgtgaagggatgttggagacttcatcagatcagtgaacaacgaccattggtttaatggtagtaaatcacaggaatggctgtttctcgctgcctgtgacacgtccattgacaatgttccttctcactgttactgacacccagaccgacactgactgcagcaggtgggtcagagattcacacccccttcccggtgagggacaagagaccatcagcagactgtccccgtgagaaggaaagaaataccattgtgagattgtcctcccctgcccttccccgtgtgtgactgTGCTCACTTCCAGATACGCAAAGAGCGAGGGCACATCTCCTCTGGGgctctgttcagacccaacacacacgtacaaaaaatttctgcatcctctcgtcttgtaggattatcgtttACCCTCGGAAacctcctgtgggacctcacaTCCCAAACACCCTTCCATTCTTTGGAATctcgcccccatccccattcctcctgtgggctctctattactctttcctcatcctcctgtgggatgtcttttccacacacccccccccactttctgtgagatctctcttccccattccccttcctcttgtgagatctctcctccccatccctcttcctcctgtgagatctctcttccccatcccccttcctcctgtgggatcacttacccatcccccttcctcctgtgggatctctcactcccatcccccttcctcctgtgggatttctcatcCGCATCCCCATTCCCCctctggggcctctgttcccatcccacttccatctgtgggatctcacttccccatcaacTTCCTGCCGCTTGATCTCTGTTccgcatccccttcctcctgtggcatttaacctccccacccctttcttcctgtgggatctctcttccccatccaccagaCCCCCGTGGGGGCACtgtttccatccctccacttcctattGGATCTTGtttccccatttcccttcctcctgtacatctctcttccccatcccccttccttctgtgggatctctctccccaatcccctacatccggtgggatctcacttccgcatcccacttccttccgtggcatttattttccccatccctcttcctcctatgggatctctcctactcatcccccaacctcctgtatgatttcgcttccccacccacttcctcctgttTCGTCTCTCGTCCCCATCCCCGTCATCCTATGGgatttctattccccattccccttccttctgtgggatttctcttccccatcccccttcctcctgtgggatctctcttccccatctcccttcctcctgtgggatctctcttccccatccccctttctcctgtgggattgctcttccccatcccccttcctcgtggggatctctctcccccatccccccttcctcctgtgggatatcccttccccatcttcctgcctgagtgaactctcctccccacaccccttcatagaatcataaaattataaagccattcggcccttctgctctgtgccaaaactttattcctcttgtcccattgacctgcacccagtccataaccgtccagacctctcccatccatgcatctatccaatttattgtcaaagcttaagagtgagtccacattttctacatcagatggcagctcgttccacactcccaccactctctgagtgaagaatttcccccgAAACCTTTCCCCTATCACCCTGAAGCCGTCCTCCTGTAATTTATCTCTCCTCATGTATGTGGAAAGAGCCTattcgcatttaccctgtctatacccctcagagttttgtaaacctctttgaaatctcccctcattcttctctgctccaaggaataaagtcctaacctgttcaatctttccttgtaactcaactcctgaagacccggcaacatcctagtataTCTTCTTTGCACTTTTTCAaacttcctatagttaggtgatcagaactgcacacaatactccaaatttggcttcaccaatgtcttatacaacctcaccataatattccaactcctatactcaatactttgatttatgaaagccaggatgccaaaagccttctttacaaccctgtctacctgtgacgccactttcagggacttatgtatctgaactcccagatccctttgttcctccacactcctcagtgtcctaccatttactgtgtatgtcctaccttgatatgtccttccaaaatgcaacacctcacacatgtctgcattaaagtggtgactagtggtgtgcttcagggatctgtactgggtccaatgttgtttgtcatatacattaatgatctggatgatggaatgggtaaattggattagtaagtatgcagataatactaagataggtgacgttgtggataatgaaggttttcaaagcttgttgttcaaagatttaggccagttagaagagtggactgaaagatggcagatggagtttaatgttgatatgtgtgaggtgatacattttgctaggaataatccaaaaaggacatatatggtaaatggtagggtactgaggaatgcagaagaacagagtcatctaggaataatggtgcatagttccctgaaggtggaatctcatgtggatagggtggtgaagaaagcttttggtatactggcctttataaatcagagcattgagtataggagttcgaTTGtactgttaaaattgtacaaggcattgttaaggccaaatttggagtattgtgtacagttttggtcaccgaattataggaaagatgtcaacaaaatagagagagtacagaggagatttactagaatgttacctgggtttcagcacctaatgaacaagttaggtctttattctttggagcgtagaaggtagaggggggacgatagaggtatttacaattatgagggggatagatagagttgacgtcgatagtctttttccattcagagtaggggagattcgaacaagaggGAATGAGTTGAGAGTgaaagggcaaaagtttaggggtaacacaagggagaacttctttactcagagagtggtagctgtgtggaaggagcttccagtagaagttgtagaggcgggttcgattttgtcatttaaaaaaaattagataggtatatggacaggaaaggaatggaatggggggttatgggctgtgtgcaggtaggtgggagtaggtgagagtaagcattcggcacagactagaaaggccgagatggcctgtttccgtgctgtaattgttatatggttatatgtcatACGtcataaattccatctgccattttctggccaatTTTTCCAATTGGTCCAgatcctcactgtccacaacacctccatcttagtgtcatcagcaaaccagctgatccagtttatcacattatcatctagatcattgatacagacaacaaacaacaatggtcccagcacaggtccctgaggcacatcactagtcacaagcctccagtttgagaagcaatcatccactctcatccccatccctcttccttctgtgggatctcgcCTACTCAACCCccaacctcctgtatgatctcacttttccacccacttcctcctgtctcGTCTCTCTTCCCCACGCCCGATCATCCTATGGGATatctattccccattccccttccttctgtgggatctgtcGTCACCACCCCGCTTCCCCCCgagggatcgctcttccccatcacccttcctcctgtgggatctctcatccccatcccccttcctcctgtgggttctcacttccccttcccccttcctcctgtgggatctctcatccccatcccccttcctcctgtgggatctctcttccccatcttcctcctgtgggtcatcataatgccccctcttcctgtgggatctgtcttgtccTTCCAcatgtatctctcttccccatcccacatcctcctgtcagatctctcttccccattctccttccaactGTGGGATAATTCCTCTCCACCATCTTTCTTCCTAGGGATatatcttccccaacccccttactTCTGTGCgatctctattctccatccccttcctcctgtgggatctctcttccccattccccttcctcctctgggatctctctttcccttccccatTACTCATGGGGTTTCTCTCCTACTTATCCCATATCCTCCTACGGGATCTCTCTTCACAATcccacttcatcctgtgggatctctcttccacatcctccttgtgggatctctcttgcctATTACCTTCCTGATATTGGATATCTCTtctcatccactttcctgctctgGCATCTCTTTACCCGATCGcacttcctcatgtgggatctctcttccccatcccccttcctcctgtgggatctcttttccccatccccttactcctgtAGGGCCTCGGTTCGAATTCCCACCACTTCCTGTCGTATCTCTCTTTGGcataccccatcctcctgtgggatctctcttcccaatcccctttcctcctgtgagatctctcttcccaatcccacatcctcctgtgggatctctcttccacatcccccttcctcctgtgggatctctcatccccatctcccttcctcctgtgggatctctcttccccatcccacttcctcctgtgagatctctctctcccattccccttcctcctgtgggatctctcttcccaatcccccttcctcctctgggatctctcttccccatcccccttcctcctgtgggatctcttccccaacccccttcctcctgtgggatctctcttccctatcccccttcctcctgtggtatctttcttccccatccctttagctCGGGTGGGTCTATTTCACTGTGTCCCATTGACATTTCTGCAGTTTGGTCAGGAACACTTTTCTCTCCATTGGGTAATGGGACAGAATATGTGGcatttacagggtcacaccgacagacaaAATTACTTACATTCGgcgaataccctggagctgggcagtgagggacattgacagtgatgataactccgatcagtgatttactgaagagtttaatgtttcctgaaatatccgagtgagagaaattcccccagacccacggtttgaatcactttgttcatcaatctgtctgtttgtgtttagacttggggggAACcagctgggagattcaggagtgaaactggtgtctgcggctctgaggaacccggagtgtaaaatacagaaactgtggtaagtaccagactgtgggggattgtgtttacagttactgggtgtctgacactgaacattaatgtgatcagtagaaataaagaaacatagaaaacctacaggacaatacaggcccttcggcccacaaagctgtgccgaacatgtcactaccttagaaTTTCTTCagttttacccatagccctccatatttcaAAGCTCCATGCAACCTTCCTGGAGTTAAAAGATTCGATCttttccgtctccaccaccgccaccagcagcccattccacgcactcaccactctctgtgcaaaaaacttaaccctgacctctcctctttacctacttaaagcaccttaaaaatatgccctcgtgctagccatttcagctctggggaaaagcctctgactctctacacgatcaatgcctctcattatcttgtacacctctatcaaatcacctctcatcctccgtcactccaagagaaaaggccgagttcactcaatctattctcataaggcatgcaccacaatccaggcaaaatccttgtaaatctcctctgcaccatttctatggtttccatgtccttcctatagtgaggcgaccagaattgagcacagtactccaagtagggtctgatcagggtcctatatcactgcaacatataaccatataacaattacagcaaggaaacaggccatctcagcccctatagtccgtgccgaacgcttactctcacctagtcccaccaacctgcactcagcccataaccctccaatccttccctgtccatattcctctccaattttcctttaaatgacaataccgaacctgcctctaccacttctactggaagctcattccacagagctaccactctctgagtaaagaaattccccctcgtgttacccttaaacttt
The Hemitrygon akajei unplaced genomic scaffold, sHemAka1.3 Scf000199, whole genome shotgun sequence DNA segment above includes these coding regions:
- the LOC140724374 gene encoding NACHT, LRR and PYD domains-containing protein 3-like; its protein translation is MDQGSSSGGAPVTSTSRKDTVPSSEITELLANCNDFQLLQLTDFYRDRLEQAMEGGVHGVSLALTAENQFSGEEHRKISDLADKGEGADSSKLLLSLVMEKGSRAPRVMWEIFVKMRIGFPKLDKILKEIQEHGCVPVHRPAPDIPRELKDVQQKHKETLRAQTETLRVNTILMREKVKVFQLVDRYSELTVISTVRDRRLVEHELLARGRDHEDWREKHLRRELEKLRTDQLFQSSFSRSKSKSGSSAAVAGVAGIGKTTMVQKIVYDWATGKIYQQFQFVFSFKFRDLNTINCRINLRELILDQYPYFGNILRELWKNPEGLLFIFDGLDEFNDKIDFADSRRDTEPQSTRTDPEFKCKVSDIVYSLIQGKLLPGCSVLVTTRPTVLHLLEKAEISVWAEILGFGGEERKEYFIRHFEDQTVAEAVFKHVKENEILYTMSYNPSYCWILALALGPFFTQSVRDPQRVPKTITQLYSYYIYNILKNHGREIDKPRDVLLRVGQMAFRGVSEKRIVFTDGDLIKFNLQPSQFLSGFLMELLEREDSARSVVYTFPHLTIQEFVAAVAQFLNPHPGDILKILAEAHNMGDGRFEVFLRFVAGLSNPMTARGLEEFLGPFPHQTTCRVIDWVKEEVKRQSGKTRSEAGKRSLLNTLHYLFESQNRGLAQDALGSVKTLSFSGMTLTPIDCAVLSHVIGLCDTIKHLDLENCHIQCEGIQRLGPGLHKCQELGLGGNQLGDSGVKLVSAALRNPECKIQKLWLYSVGLTDSGAEDLVSALSTNPLLMELILSDNKLGDSGVKLVSAALRNPECKIQILGLRDVGLTDSGTEDLASVLGTNPSLTELDLSFNELGDSGVKLVFAALRNPECKIQKLGLTRVGLTDSGAEDVVSALSTKPSLTELDLGYNSLTDRSVPGLRRLILTRPSLEWIGLDGNRFGETGKKKLRPLRGLRPGLRVELSTSECVNNPARGMGTFGRFPARGMGTFGRFPARGMGTFGRFPALPFNSRPYL